A single Lolium perenne isolate Kyuss_39 chromosome 6, Kyuss_2.0, whole genome shotgun sequence DNA region contains:
- the LOC127308605 gene encoding 65-kDa microtubule-associated protein 3 isoform X1: MEPRRDAVLRELGEAWDEVEEAEEDRRAALRALEDDCLALYGAKVAQVRHHAARLRAEADAARAELDALRAAIGHDDPRDTVRSSGSRRSLREQLRVVASELEDMRRRRDERRRELADVTVLIDRLKQEMRPTEPLHVDADGNDLTMKRLQDLRAQLRHLQSEKENRIKKMAELRDSLHASSSVLGMEPAETTTSLQEAGAGGDISDGALAKLESESERLRETKRGRMQRLQDLVVAMLELWSLMDTPAEEQSRFQGVACNVAASEDEITEPGALSAEAIGEVEAEVARLEGLKGRRMKDLLARKRGELREIQRRARIVSAVAAAEEDHGEEMLVLDDDGEGVAERTLVLARLDTQISEARDEEISRKDVLERMERWQAALEEETWLEEYSRNENRYNVGKGTHLVLKRAEKARAIVSKMPAMAESLMAKVVAWEKERGAKFVYDGEGLLDMLQEYDNTRKEKEQERKRQRDQRRQQGQSTVESPVARALPKSIKNVTRTLSMGGGKKMVVSSSSSALSSSRPTTPSYLKSALSSRRSDDGLSPNSFE; the protein is encoded by the exons ATGGAGCCCCGGCGCGACGCGGTGCTGCGGGAGCTCGGGGAGGCGTGGGACGAggtcgaggaggcggaggaggaccgGCGGGCGGCGCTGCGGGCGCTGGAGGACGACTGCCTCGCCCTGTACGGGGCCAAGGTCGCGCAGGTCAGGCACCACGCCGCGCGCCTACGAGCGGAGGCCGATGCCGCCCGGGCCGAGCTCGACGCCCTCCGCGCCGCCATCGGCCACGACGACCCGCGGGACACCGTTCGGAGCAGCGGCTCCAGGAGGAGCCTTAGGGAGCAGCTGCGCGTGGTCGCGTCGGAGCTGGAGGACATGAGGCGGCGCAGGGACGAGAGGCGGCGGGAGCTCGCGGACGTGACGGTGCTCATTGACCGGCTCAAGCAGGAGATGAGGCCAACCGAACCGCTGCACGTTGACGCCGACGGTAACGACCTCACCATGAAGAGGCTCCAGGATCTCAGAGCGCAACTGAGGCACCTCCAATCAGAGAAG GAGAATCGAATCAAGAAAATGGCTGAGCTCAGGGACTCCCTACACGCGTCCTCCTCGGTTCTCGGCATGGAACCGGCAGAAACCACCACCAGTTTGCAAGAAGCTGGCGCCGGTGGCGACATCAGCGACGGCGCGCTCGCGAAGCTGGAGTCGGAGTCCGAGAGGCTGCGAGAGACCAAGCGTGGCAGGATGCAGAGGCTGCAGGACCTGGTGGTGGCGATGCTGGAGTTGTGGAGCCTGATGGACACGCCGGCGGAGGAGCAGAGCCGGTTCCAGGGCGTGGCCTGCAACGTGGCCGCCTCCGAGGACGAGATCACGGAGCCGGGCGCGCTCTCGGCGGAGGCCATCGGCGAGGTCGAGGCAGAGGTGGCGCGGCTGGAGGGGCTCAAGGGGCGCCGGATGAAGGACCTGCTGGCTAGGAAGCGCGGCGAGCTCAGGGAGATCCAGCGCCGCGCGCGCATCGTGTCTGCGgtcgcggcggcggaggaggaccaCGGCGAGGAGATGCTCGTGCTGGACGACGACGGGGAAGGCGTGGCGGAGAGGACATTGGTGCTGGCGCGGCTGGACACGCAGATCTCGGAGGCCAGGGACGAGGAGATCAGCCGGAAGGACGTGCTGGAGAGGATGGAGAGGTGGCAGGCCGCCCTCGAGGAGGAAACCTGGCTCGAGGAGTACAGCAGG AACGAGAACAGATACAATGTTGGCAAAGGAACCCACCTCGTGCTAAAGCGCGCCGAGAAGGCACGCGCCATAGTCAGTAAGATGCCAG CAATGGCGGAGTCCTTGATGGCGAAGGTGGTGGCATGGGAGAAGGAGAGAGGCGCCAAGTTCGTGTATGATGGT GAGGGACTTTTGGACATGCTGCAAGAGTACGACAACACGAGGAAGGAGAAAGAACAAGAGAGGAAGAGACAGAGG GACCAAAGGAGGCAGCAGGGGCAAAGCACGGTGGAGTCGCCGGTGGCCAGAGCTCTCCCGAAGAGCATCAAGAACGTGACGAGGACACTATCCATGGGTGGAGGCAAGAAGATGGTtgtgtcatcgtcatcatcagcaTTGTCTTCATCGAGGCCAACCACTCCAAGCTACCTCAAATCTGCGTTATCATCACGTAGGAGCGACGATGGGTTGTCACCAAATTCTTTTGAGTGA
- the LOC127308605 gene encoding 65-kDa microtubule-associated protein 3 isoform X2: MEPRRDAVLRELGEAWDEVEEAEEDRRAALRALEDDCLALYGAKVAQVRHHAARLRAEADAARAELDALRAAIGHDDPRDTVRSSGSRRSLREQLRVVASELEDMRRRRDERRRELADVTVLIDRLKQEMRPTEPLHVDADGNDLTMKRLQDLRAQLRHLQSEKENRIKKMAELRDSLHASSSVLGMEPAETTTSLQEAGAGGDISDGALAKLESESERLRETKRGRMQRLQDLVVAMLELWSLMDTPAEEQSRFQGVACNVAASEDEITEPGALSAEAIGEVEAEVARLEGLKGRRMKDLLARKRGELREIQRRARIVSAVAAAEEDHGEEMLVLDDDGEGVAERTLVLARLDTQISEARDEEISRKDVLERMERWQAALEEETWLEEYSRNENRYNVGKGTHLVLKRAEKARAIVSKMPAMAESLMAKVVAWEKERGAKFVRDFWTCCKSTTTRGRRKNKRGRDRGTKGGSRGKARWSRRWPELSRRASRT, encoded by the exons ATGGAGCCCCGGCGCGACGCGGTGCTGCGGGAGCTCGGGGAGGCGTGGGACGAggtcgaggaggcggaggaggaccgGCGGGCGGCGCTGCGGGCGCTGGAGGACGACTGCCTCGCCCTGTACGGGGCCAAGGTCGCGCAGGTCAGGCACCACGCCGCGCGCCTACGAGCGGAGGCCGATGCCGCCCGGGCCGAGCTCGACGCCCTCCGCGCCGCCATCGGCCACGACGACCCGCGGGACACCGTTCGGAGCAGCGGCTCCAGGAGGAGCCTTAGGGAGCAGCTGCGCGTGGTCGCGTCGGAGCTGGAGGACATGAGGCGGCGCAGGGACGAGAGGCGGCGGGAGCTCGCGGACGTGACGGTGCTCATTGACCGGCTCAAGCAGGAGATGAGGCCAACCGAACCGCTGCACGTTGACGCCGACGGTAACGACCTCACCATGAAGAGGCTCCAGGATCTCAGAGCGCAACTGAGGCACCTCCAATCAGAGAAG GAGAATCGAATCAAGAAAATGGCTGAGCTCAGGGACTCCCTACACGCGTCCTCCTCGGTTCTCGGCATGGAACCGGCAGAAACCACCACCAGTTTGCAAGAAGCTGGCGCCGGTGGCGACATCAGCGACGGCGCGCTCGCGAAGCTGGAGTCGGAGTCCGAGAGGCTGCGAGAGACCAAGCGTGGCAGGATGCAGAGGCTGCAGGACCTGGTGGTGGCGATGCTGGAGTTGTGGAGCCTGATGGACACGCCGGCGGAGGAGCAGAGCCGGTTCCAGGGCGTGGCCTGCAACGTGGCCGCCTCCGAGGACGAGATCACGGAGCCGGGCGCGCTCTCGGCGGAGGCCATCGGCGAGGTCGAGGCAGAGGTGGCGCGGCTGGAGGGGCTCAAGGGGCGCCGGATGAAGGACCTGCTGGCTAGGAAGCGCGGCGAGCTCAGGGAGATCCAGCGCCGCGCGCGCATCGTGTCTGCGgtcgcggcggcggaggaggaccaCGGCGAGGAGATGCTCGTGCTGGACGACGACGGGGAAGGCGTGGCGGAGAGGACATTGGTGCTGGCGCGGCTGGACACGCAGATCTCGGAGGCCAGGGACGAGGAGATCAGCCGGAAGGACGTGCTGGAGAGGATGGAGAGGTGGCAGGCCGCCCTCGAGGAGGAAACCTGGCTCGAGGAGTACAGCAGG AACGAGAACAGATACAATGTTGGCAAAGGAACCCACCTCGTGCTAAAGCGCGCCGAGAAGGCACGCGCCATAGTCAGTAAGATGCCAG CAATGGCGGAGTCCTTGATGGCGAAGGTGGTGGCATGGGAGAAGGAGAGAGGCGCCAAGTTCGT GAGGGACTTTTGGACATGCTGCAAGAGTACGACAACACGAGGAAGGAGAAAGAACAAGAGAGGAAGAGACAGAGG GACCAAAGGAGGCAGCAGGGGCAAAGCACGGTGGAGTCGCCGGTGGCCAGAGCTCTCCCGAAGAGCATCAAGAACGTGA